A genome region from Ottowia testudinis includes the following:
- the pgsA gene encoding CDP-diacylglycerol--glycerol-3-phosphate 3-phosphatidyltransferase, translating to MFFTVPTLLTWTRIVAIPLIVGVFYLPIEPQTANLTATVMFVVFAWTDWLDGFLARRLNQTSSFGAFLDPVADKFLVCASLLVLVHLQRTDVFVALIIIGREIAISALREWMAKIGASKSVAVHMLGKVKTTVQMVAIPFLLYDGRVLDAIDTRWWGQILIWVSAVLTVWSMVYYLQKALPEIRARVE from the coding sequence ATGTTCTTCACCGTGCCCACCTTGCTGACCTGGACGCGCATCGTCGCGATTCCGCTCATCGTGGGGGTGTTTTATCTGCCGATCGAGCCGCAGACTGCCAACCTGACGGCCACGGTGATGTTCGTCGTCTTCGCCTGGACCGATTGGCTGGACGGTTTTCTGGCGCGCCGGCTGAATCAGACCTCGTCGTTCGGTGCCTTTCTGGATCCGGTGGCGGACAAGTTCCTGGTCTGCGCCTCGCTGCTGGTGCTGGTGCATCTGCAGCGCACCGACGTCTTCGTGGCGCTGATCATCATCGGGCGCGAGATCGCTATCTCGGCGCTGCGCGAGTGGATGGCCAAGATCGGCGCCAGCAAGAGCGTGGCGGTGCACATGCTGGGCAAGGTCAAGACCACGGTGCAGATGGTGGCGATCCCGTTTCTGCTGTACGACGGACGGGTGCTGGATGCGATCGACACGCGCTGGTGGGGTCAGATCCTGATCTGGGTGTCGGCGGTGCTGACGGTGTGGTCGATGGTGTACTACCTGCAAAAAGCCTTGCCTGAGATTCGCGCTCGGGTGGAATGA